The following nucleotide sequence is from Mytilus trossulus isolate FHL-02 chromosome 9, PNRI_Mtr1.1.1.hap1, whole genome shotgun sequence.
CAGTACTAGTGtacaatttgttttacttttaaaggTCATGTGTAATCTTACAAAAGTAAATACCATATTGATCTGTTTATGGATGGTACAAGGACATATAAGTGAGTACACATAGTAACTTTTAAGAATGTTAATTTTCAACTTCCTATATAGTAAAAGGAAAGCAAAcgataatataaaataaaataatcactTAGAATGCATATTATCACATATGGAATGCGCAGAATTCCTTGAGTATGATGCGTTTACTTATTTGCATTTCGGTTTCAAAGGTTACAAGTATTTAAATACACAACGTCTATGCTGATATACCAAAGATATATCGTTCACCATTGCacatactaataaaaaaatgactctGTCAACAAAACGAAGCTTTACATATCTGACTCAAATGATTTTTACGAAAGGATTCATAATTAAACATTTGAAGTTGCATCTgacaatgttttattaaaaatattaccGATAAGTTTTCCCGTTTAGTGTTTTAAAGCATGTTATTATCTTTctactttatttttctattctttttacCTATTAACTGTATCTTCTTATTTGACAGCAATGAATGAAACTATCAAATACAAGTTTGTTTGATCAATATTGAATTCAGTTAAATGTGCTCATTCAGACCAGTCAAGACAAAATTAAAAGGTCAAACCTGAGTTGAGACGAAtaaaaaatgatcaaaacaggctgagacaggtcgagactaaGTCGAGATAGGTCGAGACTGATCTACACTAATCGAGACTGGTTAAGCATTTGTCGACCATATTCAGACTTAATCCAGCTTTTGAAGTACCCAACCCGATTTATTAAGTAAATCTTACCAAAGACAAATATACAATTACCATGGTTTAGTACAGTTTAGTACTTTTGTACAGATAAACATATTTGGTTACACTTATTTCGGATATTTTAGGTAGGTGTGACATTCGTCTCTATATAATCTATTAACATGTTAAGTGAAAGTCGAAACAATCAACCTTGAAATTCAAAGGTGATATAGGCGGTTGAAACAAGTATTTGTATTTGGTGGAAAATTCCAATATGCTAGTGCTTCTAAACCGACACACCTTTTCGTGccaatttttccttttttgcaCTTACAGAATTCCGAAATAAATCGATAAATAACCTACTATcacttcaatttttaaagactATATGTTATGTTCTTGTTTAAAAGCAAGAGTACTATCTTGAAGTTGACATCTTAAATTTTTCGAActccatcacgagttggttggccGTTGTAGAATAATCGTTTCAAAAACAATATCTAACATGTTCCTTATATCTTTACTACAATCCCTTCCCTTTTTcacaaatgtgacctaccgaataagtcTATTTATCGGAATTATAATAACATGAGTAACACACTGTAGAACAAGATCTGCATACCCTTCCGGATCGCCTGCGTTTATCCCTAGTGTTTGTGGAGTTTGTTTTGcgtagtctttagttttctacattgtgtcatgtgtacgaTTGTCTgttagttttattaatttttagacatggcgttgtcagatttgtttttatctttaagtttgactgtcctttttgtatctttcgtcacTCTTCTAGATGTTTGTGCATCAGTACATCCAAATCAAAAACAATGAATGTCATGTTAATACAATTACTTGACACTGTACATTCAAAAGTGGACATGAAAAGAATAACCAAAGCCACATAAAAGCCATACTTTGTAAATGTAGTGAATCCGACGCGTTCTCTcgtattttctattttgttataactaaaataatgtttaaatactgAACGAGCTATATGACCAACAAGTAAGTAAGAATGACAAAAAACCCATCTAAGGTCATTTTTGCTTAAGGGTAATTGAGCCAAATTTCTACtacttttatacttttttacaCGTATGTTCAAAATCAGGAAATAGACTAATAGCTGATATCTTAACTAATGACACTTGGTTACAGTGTTGTTGATGTATACCCCGAGCCTCATTTTCGTAACATAGACAATTAGGTTCACTTAAAGACAAGTTTAAACATTACAATAGAAATATGTGagtttgaaattaaacaacatACATTAGCAAATAACAAATCCTCCTACATATGAACATGATGATTACTGATAATCAACTTTAAACAGAACATTGTAATCCATGTTTTCTgctgtaataaaaataaaatgtgtgaaTGTGAATACGATGTACATCAATTTCAATAACTATTAACACATGTATAAGTACCAGTGGACAATGTGATAGAACAATTTATGATACTGCTCATTATTTTATCGGTCCATCATTGTCTGTATCTGGTCAGTTTAATATTGCAAATGATGAACATCAAGcagtatatttttcatatatttcagaTCATAATGTTACCACTTTGCCTAAATATACTTGCAGTCAGTTACAAGTAAAGACAGGAACTTCAATAGTGTTAGCTTGTCCGAATTATAATACTGAAATATCAGTTGAGTGGTTATTTAAGAACAACAGTAATGAAGAAGCACTTTTTGACGGAAATAAATATAACGCTGTCCTCAATGGAACTCTTATTGTTTTGAACAACGGATATCATCTCCGTATAGAAAATATCACTCAGGTTGATGAAGGAAATTATACGTGCATCACAGAACTTCAGCTTACTAAATTCCAAGTAGATGTGTCTGGTAatgttatcattattttatatatatattttttttattcatcatggATTAACAGGCATTTacataaattatctatagtgGCACATAATAAAACaagcgagaaaaaaaatcataatcaagcaaaaaagagtaaacaaaaataacactAATAATACGATATGATATAACGGAATATGGATGAAGtataacattttcattaaatattatatagTGATAATAGAAATTACATTTCAAGCACATCTATACAAAATAATTCActattaaattaataaatgattttatccCAGGGGTTCCagtacatgttataatctttcACACTcatattttttgagaaatatgtttttctaaaattaaattttctttgatatagTTTTTGAGTCCCTCTATATGAGGTTTTTCCTCTCGCATCTTTgatctgtatataaaatacttaaCAAGTAAAacgactttattttttataaaatttagtttataGTTATCATAAAGACCAAACATGACTATATCTAAATTAAGTGGAATTTCAATATGTGTTGTTTAAAAAATCCAGGCATTCAGAGGGTGCCAAATGTATGCTACAATATGACAGCCCCACAATAAGTGTTCTATGGTTTTTGGTTCTTCCTTGCAAAATGTACATAATTTACATTGTACACGGTCCatctttaaaagtaaagtattaGTAGCTAAACTACGGTGAATAATTCAGTATTGAAACCAACAGAACTTggtatttttttgaaattttaatggcacagttatggatttttttccaaTCCCCTACAACGTTATTCAATATAACATCCCATTTTCGCTCAGCTGCTATTCCAACTGGTACCGCACCttgatttaatttattaatttattatacatgtCTTTTGAACCTttgtttgactttaaaaaaaatgttaatattaaaagtaaaaacagaGCTTGTTGTTGTTTATCCCTTTCAGTGTTGATTCCGATAGAttgtaaccattttttttaatgctacTTTAATaccataaaattgtaaaaatgtcggtttaaaagtatatagctgttcaaagttttgataagACAATATATTTCCTTGCTCATCTAGAAGGTCATTTAAAGTGCATACCCCGTTTAGGCCCCAACTTTTATAATAAACACTGACgttatcaattttaatgttcTCATTATTCCATATGGATGAAGATATGACTTCCTCAAAATAGCCAACtctgtaaaatttatattttgtgtagcAGTAAATAATTTGACCcactttgaatttgaattaaataatcTCTAACCCAGGTCAATTTTAGCCCTTGTATAAAGTTTCtcaaattaatcatttttaaacCTACTCTGCAGTATTCTTGACATAAGAGCTTCCGATTTACCTTGTCAGGTTTATCATCCCAAATGAAAGTATAATTTTTACTATTGAGTTGTTGTAGTACATTTTCATCTGGACTTGGTATGGATAAGTACAGATgattcaattttgataaaattaaagattttataatAGTTATTTTACCAAACGGAGAAAGCGTTTTGACCATTTTTGTATAATACTTTCTACTTTTTGAATTCGAGGAGCATAATTTAGATTTAACATTCTATTCAATCAACACAAAAAGTGATACCCAATAATTTGAAGGTACTGGAACCCCATTTCAATCCCCACTTTACGCATATTTCATCTTGACTATGTGTTTTACTTCCTATccatataaaatttgttttatctaaGTTGAATTTCAGTCCTGATATTTCAGCATATAATTGTAAGATACGGAAGGATACATTTAAAGATGAAGGAGATCCATCTAAAATAAGTGATGTATCATCAGCATATTTAGACAATATAAAGTCTGTATCATCTATCGTAATacctttttaaattatcattacTTTTTCTGACTAAATTGCCAAGTATTTCTGCACATATCAAGAACAGGTAAGAAGACAAAGTATCTCCTTGTCTGCAACCTCTTTCCACACGAAAAAAAACAGACAGACAACAATTTTGAGTTACTGTTGAagaaatattgttataaaatgtttttatccaGTTCATGATGGATTccccaaaattaaaatatgtaagtgcctaaaataaaaatcaccAGGAGATATAGATAGTCAAatgctttttcaaaatcaatcaagAGTAATATACCAGGGATGTCATTTTCCTCCGTGAAATGTAAAATATCGTTTATAAGTCTACAGGTCTCCCCAATAAATTTCCCCGGAATAAATCCTATTTGGTTAGAGTTGATTAGTTTATTAAGAACTGACTTTATTCTCTCTGCTATACAGCTAGATGCTAATGTATAAGTTGAGTTAAAAAGGGTAATTGGacgccaatttaaaaaaaaaaactgtcttgATTTACCTTCATTTGGGATACATGTAATTAATCCCTGCTTCTGTGTGACAGACATTTCCCCTATTTCATATGTATCATTTATTGACCTGAAGACAAATTTTCCAATATCTAtccaaaaaactttaaataattcTGCTGTGAAGCCATCTGAACCAgggcttttattatttttcatcctTTTTAATGCTTGTGTTAGCTCACTAAAGGTAGTATTATCATTATTAGTTATGATACCAACAGTTAAATTAACATTTACAACAACGTCACGAATTTCGCagtttcaatttaaaaacaatttgtagTAGTACACACATACCGTTGTCACTTTGTCGCGAAGGTGATCTCATCAAGTAagatacattattttatttaagattgATGAAAATCTCATCTTTTAAATCGAAGGatacatgaatataaataaactgtaaatacaaaaaaatataaggtTTAAGTATTCGAGCAGCTTATTGTATTTGACACATAAATCAACAATAATCGCATAGACTTAAAATTTAAACTGAAAACATAATGTCCGCCAGTGTACATTATGGAccttatttcttttcaggtttCACAGACACTGACATAACTAGAGTCAAGGAAACAATCAAAGAAGGGACTACTGTTGAAATCGGTTGTTTTCCAAGAATTCATCAAAAAGTAATAAAGTTTGCTGTTGAAGAAAGGTTCAACCGGGACACAAgcgaaaatttaaaatatcgaATAGTTAATGCTTCCAGAAACACAGAACTTTCTTATTTCTGCAAAAACAAAGATTCGTGTGATGCAATATATTTGGTTGTACAGTGTAAGTGGTATTgatatttaaactattttttttattatttaaaaaaaaaaaaattaagagtaGTTATCCAATATAgttatttattatgaaaaatacaaaaatacaaacgaaattaatttattactttaaaatacCGTACGCCATATTTAGTTAATAGtgatcaaaaatttaaaacatgcttCACAAAGAAACAAGTGATCAATATGCTGAAGTTTCTTTTTGAcaacatatctaaaaaaaggagGGAGGATGACTTGTTCAACATATTGTTGGCGTTCCTACGGAAACGATTAGTGCGCCTCTCCTTGTCGACCTCTTCTTTTTGTCATATGAGTCGGAGCTCCTTCGGACACTTGTCAAATTAAGATGATCAAAGATcacattcatttatatttccaaTGTTCCTTTCATTATCAATCAAAACTTTTCTGACTAAGTGCCTCTTATATATCCTCCCAATCTAGAAATTAAGGAATCAACAGACACGACTTCCTTTGCTTCAAAATTACAAAGCGGATATGACATGCGCGTTCGTCACAGTACATAAATCTATGACAAAAgcaacaattttaattttaaatgattaattacCAACTCATTTGGTATGCGAGAGCCTGCAGCTTTTACATAGACTTTGTAAatgtcaccagtgtctgagcagaaattTGATGCATCAGGGTTATATAAAAAAGTCATTGGATGATACCGATTCTTGATGATCAATATTCCGTATCAAATTCACCAGTAATACACGATGGCTGTGAGCTTTCGATTATATGTATTGACGTTCATCATCTTAATTACGTGCTATAGTgatcttttatttgtctttgtaaaatataattttaactgtctatttttgttcaaatcaaTTGTATGTGAGACCACTCAGTATACCGATTTACTTCTAGACGTCATTGATGAATAGTAAAATACcctaaaaaacaaattgatttacaaaatgCTTGTCAATCTGAACAATTCGTCGAAGTATAATCTAATTGGAATTAATATGTTCTTGTAGATGCTCCTTCAGTTTTTATACAATTGATTAATGAAACACTTCACTGTATTACACGTGGTGGAAATCCTCCTGCTACGATTGTTTCTCTAAAATGGGAACTCAAGAAATTCAATGGCGACCTCATATctaacatttttgaaacatcaaaTGAAAAGTTAAACTTGACAAATTTTCAGCAAGACGATATGTATTATTTGCAGAACGGAAATTACATATGCACAGTAACTTACACACAGGATAACAGTACAAGTATTTCAAAATTGCAAAGCAGCATATCAGTTGAAATGGGAGGTTAGTCTGAGtaaaacatatgaaatatatatgaattgtGTGTTGGAAACGTCTTTCAAGAAAAGACCTGtatttgtattgctatgagttacaatttatgacaaaaatcagcaaagacccatcgaaacaacatctgatacataaatttaattatacttttaaatatttggatGATGTTTGAgttctcaataatgacgacttcagtatgtatgctaaagaaatttatcctgttgaacttactttgaataaagctaatactaacaatgaccactgctcttttctcg
It contains:
- the LOC134684213 gene encoding neuronal growth regulator 1-like, with product MTNYCFSRLVMCNLTKVNTILICLWMVQGHINHNVTTLPKYTCSQLQVKTGTSIVLACPNYNTEISVEWLFKNNSNEEALFDGNKYNAVLNGTLIVLNNGYHLRIENITQVDEGNYTCITELQLTKFQVDVSGFTDTDITRVKETIKEGTTVEIGCFPRIHQKVIKFAVEERFNRDTSENLKYRIVNASRNTELSYFCKNKDSCDAIYLVVQYAPSVFIQLINETLHCITRGGNPPATIVSLKWELKKFNGDLISNIFETSNEKLNLTNFQQDDMYYLQNGNYICTVTYTQDNSTSISKLQSSISVEMGGAPACIQDSYEKQYGMLQQEAALHVEFYSFPKITSITWMKADKEIRTNLSIEKYSLLMENKADSFRNIYTSTLYIITTETNDIGNYTVKLSNIHGITTCTIEFFLTCEYNNTVIQLYILTTGCLTVITLIANGIYSRFFVLK